DNA from Pelodiscus sinensis isolate JC-2024 chromosome 1, ASM4963464v1, whole genome shotgun sequence:
CCCATCAcacacttcttatttacaatcaCTTCAACTCTTTGTGTACTTTGTAAATCTGAGgtaatttttttaacatgaaaCAGTCACTCTCCAACCCCTGGCCACCTCATCTCCCACATCCCCACTGTTCCTCCTGGCCCAGGACCCCCTGGAGACCTCCCAACAAGAAAGGCTGGAAAACATGGCCCAGCCCAAAACCGCTTGTAGGccactgaagggggggggggcgtgctggaggctggagggagccccAGAAGATGGGGCCAGCTTCCAggttctgctccctgccccagattGCCTGCAGATTGTGGGGGCAGATGGAGACCAGCCACAGCCCCCTGAGTCTCCCCCCTGAGAAGAGCCCATGGAGCCTTGCCCCTCACACATGTTGCAGGCCATGGGGAAGGCACTGAAGAGTGAGGCCAGTCCCTGGACCCTTTGCCCTTTTCCCAGGGCGGGGACTACTGAAGCCAGGCCTGACCCCGGAAACATCACCAAAATCCGCCAAAAGGCTGAGACCAATCTCCagagcctgtccccctcccaggaGGATTTTATATCTGAGAagcacagctccagctccatggaagGAGCCgccagccagagctgctgctgaaGATGCACTACCCTCACTGCCAGAAATAACCCAGTAAGAtcttctgcccccagcccgccatCCCCGGCCCACAGTCCTGCACCACCCTCTTCCCTGAGTCCTGCACTCCCTGCCAAGAGTCCTCcacctctctctcctgccctgagccccccacatacCAAACCCTGAGCCTGAATCCTCCAGCTCTTGCCTTCACTCTGGGACCCTCCAAACCCTGCCTTGAGGCCTCCAGTGTTCCCATCCTcccaccctgattcctgcacctcaCCTCTACCCGAaggccccccactcctgccctaactcgagcactcctacccccttccctgagccccactGAACCATGGGCCTTCAGCCCCCCATACCCTGCCTCACCACCTACCATGGGCCTCCCCACACCTGCCCAAATTCCGGCACTCCCAccttctgctctgagccccccctccaATGCCAAAACCCCTACCCAggattctgcaccccctgcctggAACCCTACACACCAAACCCtgtgccctcagcttccccaccaCTTGTACTCACTCAAGCAtcctccactccctgccctgacacTCCCCAAACTGAAcatccccctgccctcactcctgcaccccaacccttttttATTCTTGTAAAAGACGCATAAGCTGCAAATTTTGTCTAGTCATGGGTTCTAACTAATGTTTGAATCACGTTCCTTCTTTTTGAATACCAActttttccccttcatttttgaaaaaattaCCGCCCTTTAGCTAAAGCatgtacagcaggggtggccaatctaTTTAACAAAGGGAGCCAAAACAGCAGTGGAACAAATgtgaagagccacaccagaattgtcaagcaaaagaaaatttttttttaaaaaaaggaggctgcccctttaagactgccgccatcttgggcaccattttttaaACCCCAAGGCTCCGacctggtaagcacagggaagttgggggccagaggggagccagcagggggcgggggccatttggaggaggtgcaggagcagctttGCGAGCTACACTTTTGGGTggcaagagccgcatgtggctcatgATCCACGGGTTGACCACAACTGATGTACAATTTCTTTTTATTCTCTAGACAGCCCCCACAACCCCTTACTACACTtgggacccaagcaacaccaggtataTCTGCTAGTATTCTGGTAACAAAATGAACACTGTGCAGTTTCAGTATAGCACAAGTGAAGAGAATTGATAAGGATCTTCTGATGCCTTGTGTCTTTCATAATGGACACTACTATGAATGTTTCATCTACCATGTGCATGTAAAATAGCCTGTGGGTGTTTCTCCAAAGCAAACACATTTGAAATACTGTTCTATCATCAATATTCATAAAGTTCGGTACAAAAGTGAAGCATGTAAATAGGGGAATCATATTCAGAAGAAGGAAAAGTGGGGGAGGCGGGCGGATGgccaagaagaggcagtgggtaaaaaatatcaaggggaaagacGAACTGGaatgtaatagaaaaaaaaaacaaatggtttcTAATAACCAAAAatctggatagtcaaaagaggcagataagaaccattaattacaaacaacaaatggtcaggtggcacttaaagactgacaaaacatgtagatggtatcatgagagtCTACATAGACAAAGAACCATTCTTGCCTTCCTTGTTCGGTAAGTTGACCATGACCCATTATCAACCTACGATTCTTTGTCTATGTAGAATCTCATTATTTAGAGAACTCCTAAATTACCTGCCAAAAAATTAGAAGCTGAGTTCTTAAACAGACCCTTGAATCATAGTTAAAATCGACACCACCACGAAAATCTGATATGGCTCCCTTCCAGCCGGGTGGAGAAGAGACATGGAGATGACCCAGTGAGCAataaggggaagggaagaaaaaaggaaCCACTAGGGGCGAGCCTTGTGAGGGGAAGACACAGAGCAGATGTGGGACATTGGGGCCCAGTTACAGGTGATTAGACAGGTGTCAACTCAGAGAGTTGTTCATAGACCGATTCCACAGCTTGTCACACTAAGACATAGCTAAGTCAGGGAAGAGTTTCATGTCTCTCTGATTGGCAGTCAGTGATTCAGAGAAGAGGGCCCAACACCATGTGAGAAGCCAGCTCTGTACAGAGCTCATTCTGAGAGCCAGAGCACCAGGAGAAAACTTTAGGGCCCTTTATTAATAAAGAGCCAGAGGATCCTAttccggatctgtttggtcctcacacCGAAAATGATGGGGTTTAACATGGGGGGCACAAGGAGGCACACATTGGCAAAGAGAACATGGAAATTCTGGGCCACATTGTGACCAAACCGGGACACAAGGACGGAGAATACacctgggatgtaaaaggctaagaTAGCAAAAAGGTGGGAGccacaggtcccaaaagtcttgagccgggcgtccttggtggggaggctgaagatggccctgaggatctgggtatAGGACACAGTGATAAAAAACATATCCAGACCCATCACCAAGTTTGCCACAAAGAGGCCATAGTAGCTACTGATGCGGGTATCAGCGCAGGCCAGATTCACCACAGCCATGTGTTCACAGCAGGTGTGGGGAATGATGTTGgatctgcaatatggccactgacTAGCCAGCAAGGGACAGGGTAGTGTGACCACGCCACCACGCAGCAATATGGCCAGTCCaatctttgtgatgatggagtttcTCAAAGtagtggaatgtctcaggggatcacaaatggccacgtagcgatcaaaagCCATGGCCATGAAAATCCCAGATTCCATAGCAAAGAAGCAGTGAATGAAATACAGCTGGGTGATGCAGGCATTGAAATttatctccctggaattgaaccagaagatgctcagcattttgggcagggTGGACGTGCacaggaccaggtcggtgacagccagcatgcagaggaaatagtacatgggctcgtgGAGACTCGACTccatcttcacaatgaacaggatagCAAAGTTTCCCAAGAGGGCCATGGcatacatggtgcagaagggaaTGGAGATCCATACTTGGgctgcctccaggccagggatgcccagcaggatgaaggtggaggggtgggtGAAGAAGGTTGTGTTGGACTCTAACATTTACCAGGGTAGCAGATTTCTAAGTTTCAGTAACAATAGAGTATTTCCATGTACCATATGTTCCCCCGTGTTCCTGTACTTGCCCAGAGTCTAGGGTGATGGTCACAAAGCAAATGCCTGGATGGAGAGAAAATGTTAATGTAAGACTCCGCATGCATCATTGTAGTATGTTGTCATGGGTGAAGCAGAATTGTCTCTCTTCACACAGAAAAATGAGATTATCTTTATTCAGAAAAATGAATTATGGAAAACTTTCATTCTACTAATGCCAATTACATTTTCATTGAGCTCCTTGCATCAATCATTCCTACTCTTTGTGTTGCAGGAAATCTTAAAAGGCACCGGCAAGAGACATGAGTGTGTATTCTCATTAGCCATCATTCTTCCTTAAAATGAAAGCCAGGTTAGAGAGTCCATGGCCATGGTGAAATAGACTGTGATTTCTCTGAGGCTTTCGAAAAATAATTGAACTCCATGGGACACATCCAATCTGATACAGTGTCATTAACACTGATCCTACAATTGGCAGGTGACTGCTTTTGCTTTTATATCTACCCAGGAGTCTATAATTTCCACGTtgattcatctgaggaagtgggatttACCCACAATAGCTCAAGatatttttcatagaatcctagaacactagaactggaagggaccttgagaggtcatcaagtccagtcccctgttctcatggcaggaccaagcattgtctagacTATCCCCCATAGATATGTCTtacctgctcttagatatctccagggatggagattccacaacctccctgggcaatttattccagtgtttaaccaccctgacaggtaggaaatttctcctaatgtcctacctaaacctGCCGTTCATTAGTCCCTGAGCTGCCACCCAAAATCTTGTTGTTTTTCAGCATTAGTAGAGCCCACGCTAAATGGACTGAAAACTAACTGACCGATCTCAGAGGAGAGTTGTCAACCGGAATGCAAAGGGGAACAGGGCCGTTTGTAGCTGGGTTCTGCTTGGATCCATTCTAGTCCTGATACAGTGAAGAAGCTAGGGAAGAGACACGAATTGCTATGGCACCTTTGATGAATTGGGCCATGCTTGACAGTCAGAGTCTAAAAGAGCTTCCTCCATTTCACTTCTCAAAAAGATGATTAAGCTGGGACTATCATGGGAAGAAAACCATGGTACTAACGGCCCtgaaatctagcagagaaaggcagagccagggggctggacttgatgacctcctgaggtctcttccagctctaggaatCTATGATTCAATGGCTGGAAGATGAAACAAATTCCAGTTGGAAATAAGGGCCAAATATTTAGCACTGaagggctacatctactctgcccagttatttcagaataaactactccagaatagttattccgaaatagcttattttgaaatagcaggtctaCATTGcaagaaagcctcaaaattagtccaagatagGCTCCcgtaatgtagacgtgctatctatagctccaagaggaataacttagaatggccctggtgaggggctatttcaaaatagcagaagtggagcatctacacatgccttattttgaaatagctatttcagaataggcgttattctttgtagaatgaggtttacagaagtaggaataagctgtctgttatatcggaattattttgaaataacagaattgttgtgtagatgctcgcattgttatttaagaataaaggccattattccaaaataactttggcttacctgggtggtcgacaaatacctttgatgtcgacacctgcgcgtccagactatcgtgctgagctgacaaacagctgatcagctgtttgtcggctcagtgaggcagccatgtaaatttaaatgaagcggcgattatttaaatcgccacttcattttactatgtctggtagcctaatctacatgcctctggcgacagaggcatgtagtctagatgtaccctaggagaaGGCACAAGAGCAGACTTCAAACACTTGAAAGGCTTCCATGGACAATGTGGAGGGGAGT
Protein-coding regions in this window:
- the LOC102463524 gene encoding olfactory receptor 52R1-like; this encodes MLESNTTFFTHPSTFILLGIPGLEAAQVWISIPFCTMYAMALLGNFAILFIVKMESSLHEPMYYFLCMLAVTDLVLCTSTLPKMLSIFWFNSREINFNACITQLYFIHCFFAMESGIFMAMAFDRYVAICDPLRHSTTLRNSIITKIGLAILLRGGVVTLPCPLLASQWPYCRSNIIPHTCCEHMAVVNLACADTRISSYYGLFVANLVMGLDMFFITVSYTQILRAIFSLPTKDARLKTFGTCGSHLFAILAFYIPGVFSVLVSRFGHNVAQNFHVLFANVCLLVPPMLNPIIFGVRTKQIRNRILWLFINKGP